From the Vitis vinifera mitochondrion, complete genome genome, one window contains:
- the rps19 gene encoding ribosomal protein S19 gives MPRRSIWKGSFVDAFLLRMKKKRDLLLNRKIWSRRSSISPDFVDCSVRIYNGKTPVRCKITEGKVGHKFGEFASTRKRRPSRTNIGPGRKKGKK, from the coding sequence ATGCCACGACGATCTATATGGAAGGGCAGTTTTGTTGATGCATTCCTGTTGAGAATGAAGAAGAAGAGAGATCTTCTTTTGAACAGGAAAATTTGGTCACGTAGATCTTCTATTTCGCCGGACTTCGTTGATTGCTCCGTACGAATTTACAATGGAAAAACTCCTGTTCGTTGTAAGATCACTGAAGGAAAGGTTGGTCATAAATTTGGAGAGTTTGCTTCTACACGGAAACGAAGACCTTCGAGAACAAATATTGGACCGGGAAGAAAAAAGGGGAAAAAGTAA
- the orf333 gene encoding orf333 (similar to orf135 in Brassica~contains RT_LTR conserved domain. An RT gene is usually indicative of a mobile element such as a retrotransposon or retrovirus. Reverse transcriptases (RTs) from retrotransposons and retroviruses which have long terminal repeats (LTRs) in their DNA copies but not in their RNA template. RT catalyzes DNA replication from an RNA template, and is responsible for the replication of retroelements.): MSCLMSSIIRNRLEGKLIMDLVPVTKPPARAPYRMSQPELAELRKKLKELLDAGLLQPAKSPYGAPVLFQKKQDGSLRMCVDYRALNKVTFRNNYPIPLVADCFDPLSKARVFTKLDLRSGYWQVRISEGDESKTTCVTRYGAYEFLVMPFGLTNAPATFCTLMNQVVRDYLENFVVVYLDDIVIYSSSFEEHSVHLRKVFTRLREHELYVVEMLFCLNED, translated from the coding sequence ATGTCATGCCTGATGAGCTCCATAATAAGAAACCGCCTCGAAGGGAAGTTGATCATGGACCTTGTGCCGGTCACAAAGCCACCAGCCCGCGCACCCTATCGCATGTCACAACCTGAGTTGGCAGAACTAAGGAAAAAGTTGAAAGAGCTGCTGGATGCGGGCTTGCTTCAGCCAGCTAAGTCACCGTATGGCGCACCTGTTCTTTTTCAGAAGAAGCAAGATGGCTCTCTTAGAATGTGCGTAGACTACCGAGCACTCAATAAGGTGACCTTTCGGAACAACTATCCCATTCCGCTTGTCGCCGACTGTTTTGATCCGCTTAGCAAGGCAAGAGTGTTTACTAAGTTGGATCTCCGATCGGGGTACTGGCAAGTCAGGATTTCAGAGGGGGATGAATCAAAGACGACTTGTGTCACGAGGTATGGAGCTTATGAGTTCCTTGTCATGCCGTTTGGCTTGACCAACGCGCCAGCAACCTTTTGTACGCTAATGAATCAGGTAGTCCGAGACTATCTGGAGAATTTCGTTGTGGTGTATCTCGACGATATTGTCATTTACAGCTCTAGTTTTGAAGAGCATTCAGTGCATTTGAGAAAGGTGTTTACCAGGTTGCGGGAACACGAACTGTATGTCGTCGAAATGCTATTTTGTTTAAACGAAGATTAA
- the orf102 gene encoding orf102 (similar to orf100b in Brassica, URF-1 in Citrullus lanatus): MSLKQSVLSLLYFRIPRMSRPILTSFMRSWTTKPPPQRKMSPTPARTTILIVIFLAGSVRRDKREMLSISQKQIPPPHAPTVRLPRNRKGGPGARASWVGV, encoded by the coding sequence ATGTCACTGAAACAATCCGTTCTGTCTCTGCTTTATTTTCGGATTCCGAGGATGAGCCGGCCGATCCTAACATCATTTATGAGGAGCTGGACGACGAAGCCTCCTCCTCAGAGAAAGATGTCTCCGACGCCGGCAAGAACTACTATTTTAATTGTGATTTTTTTGGCGGGTTCGGTCAGGAGGGACAAAAGAGAGATGCTTTCTATCAGTCAAAAGCAGATACCGCCCCCCCATGCTCCCACGGTCCGCTTACCGAGGAATAGAAAGGGAGGACCCGGGGCCAGAGCAAGTTGGGTTGGGGTATAG
- the rps13 gene encoding ribosomal protein S13 — protein sequence MSYISGARSVADEQVRIASTKMDGIGPKKAIQVRYRLGISGNIKIKELTKYQIDQIEQMIGQDHVVHWELKRGERADIERLISISRYRGICHQDGSPLRGQRTHTNARTCRKRIRK from the coding sequence ATGTCATATATTTCAGGAGCTAGATCAGTTGCCGATGAACAAGTAAGAATTGCCTCAACAAAAATGGATGGAATTGGACCTAAAAAAGCCATTCAGGTTCGTTATCGATTAGGTATCAGTGGGAACATAAAGATCAAAGAGTTAACTAAGTATCAGATCGACCAAATTGAACAAATGATAGGTCAAGATCATGTTGTTCATTGGGAATTGAAGAGGGGAGAACGAGCAGACATCGAACGATTAATTTCTATTTCTCGTTATCGTGGAATTTGTCATCAAGATGGATCGCCCTTACGCGGTCAACGAACTCATACTAATGCTAGGACTTGTCGCAAACGAATTCGGAAATGA
- the rps3 gene encoding ribosomal protein S3 gives MARKGNPISVRLDLNRSSDSSWFSDYYYGKSVYQDVNLRSYFGSIRPPTRLTFGFRLGRCIILHFPKRTFIHFFLPRRPRGLKRREKSRPGKEKGRWWAFGKVGPIGCLHSSDGTEEERNEVRGRGAGKRVESIRLDDREKQNERRIWPKKKQRYGYHDQSPSIKKNLSKLLRVSGAFKHLKYAGVVNDIAFLIENDDSFRKTKLFKFFFPKKSRSDGPTSHILKRTLPAVRPSLNYSVMQYLLNTKNQIHFDSVVVLNHFVAPGVAEPSTMGGANAQGRSLDKRIRSRIAFFVESSTSEKKCLAEAKKRLTHFIRQANDLRFAGTTKTTISLFPFFGATFFFPRDGVGVYNNLFFEDAREQLLGQLRIKCWNLMGKDKVMELIDKFIDLGGIGELIKGIEMMIEIILRNRRIPYGYNSYLNEVKKMRSLLSNRTNTNTLIESVKIKSVYQSASPIAQDISFQPRNKTRSFRSIFSKIVKDIPLVMKKGVEGIRICCSGRSEGAEIARTECGKYGKTSRNVFNQKIDYAPAEVSTRYGISGVKVWISYSKKKKGRAISETYEI, from the exons ATGGCACGAAAAGGAAATCCGATTTCGGTAAGACTTGATCTGAATCGTAGTTCAGATTCAAGTTGGTTCAGTGA TTATTATTATGGTAAATCAGTGTATCAAGATGTCAATCTGAGATCTTATTTCGGTTCGATACGTCCACCTACGAGACTCACCTTTGGCTTTCGTCTCGGTAGGTGTATTATTCTACATTTTCCCAAAAGAACATTCATTCATTTCTTTCTTCCTCGTCGACCACGAGGACTGAAACGACGCGAAAAATCCAGACCCGGAAAGGAGAAGGGCCGGTGGTGGGCATTTGGGAAAGTCGGGCCGATCGGGTGTCTTCATTCAAGCGACGGTACAGAAGAAGAACGAAACGAAGTGAGAGGCCGGGGGGCAGGGAAAAGAGTCGAGTCGATCAGGCTCGACGACCGGGAGAAGCAAAACGAAAGAAGGATTTGGCCGAAAAAGAAGCAACGCTATGGATACCATGACCAATCACCATCGATAAAGAAGAATCTTTCTAAATTACTTCGGGTCAGCGGGGCCTTCAAGCATCTGAAATACGCCGGGGTTGTAAATGACATAGCGTTCCTGATAGAAAATGACGACTCCTTCAGAAAAACGAAGTTATTCAAGTTCTTTTTCCCAAAGAAGTCCCGCTCCGACGGCCCGACGAGTCATATACTTAAAAGGACCCTCCCTGCAGTGCGCCCCTCCTTGAATTATTCGGTCATGCAATACTTATTGAATACAAAGAACCAAATTCATTTCGACTCCGTCGTAGTTCTCAATCATTTCGTGGCACCGGGCGTGGCTGAACCATCTACGATGGGGGGAGCGAATGCACAGGGAAGAAGCTTAGATAAGAGAATACGTTCTCGCATCGCTTTTTTTGTAGAAAGCTCGACCAGCGAGAAAAAGTGTTTGGCCGAAGCCAAAAAGAGGTTGACCCACTTCATTCGCCAAGCGAATGATCTTCGCTTCGCGGGAACAACAAAAACCACCATCTCGCTCTTTCCTTTCTTCGGTGCTACCTTTTTCTTTCCAAGGGATGGGGTTGGGGTGTATAATAACCTTTTTTTTGAGGATGCCCGGGAACAACTCCTAGGTCAATTAAGGATCAAATGTTGGAACCTCATGGGTAAGGATAAGGTAATGGAATTGATAGATAAATTCATAGACCTAGGTGGGATAGGAGAATTGATAAAGGGAATAGAGATGATGATAGAGATCATACTGAGAAACAGAAGAATTCCGTACGGGTACAACTCTTATTTGAACGAAGTGAAAAAAATGCGATCTTTGTTGTCTAATAGAACAAACACTAATACCTTAATTGAGTCGGTCAAGATAAAATCTGTTTATCAAAGTGCTTCTCCGATTGCTCAAGACATCTCTTTTCAACCGAGGAACAAAACAAGATCATTTCGTTCCATTTTTAGTAAAATAGTGAAGGATATTCCATTAGTAATGAAAAAGGGGGTTGAGGGGATCCGTATATGTTGTTCAGGTCGATCAGAAGGTGCAGAAATAGCTAGAACTGAATGCGGAAAGTATGGAAAAACATCTCGTAATGTATTTAACCAGAAAATCGATTATGCTCCTGCGGAAGTATCTACTCGTTACGGAATCTCAGGTGTCAAAGTGTGGATTTCATATAGTAAAAAAAAAAAGGGACGTGCTATATCCGAAACGTACGAAATATAG
- the rpl16 gene encoding ribosomal protein L16 produces MEKHLVMYLTRKSIMLLRKYLLVTESQVSKCGFHIVKKKRDVLYPKRTKYSKYRKGRCSRGREPDGTQLGFGRYGTQSCRAGRLSYRAIEAARRATIGQFHRAMSGQFRRNGKIWVRVLADLPITGKPTEVRMGRGKGNPTGWIARVSTGQIPFEMDGVSLSNARQAATLAAHKPCSSTKFVQWS; encoded by the coding sequence ATGGAAAAACATCTCGTAATGTATTTAACCAGAAAATCGATTATGCTCCTGCGGAAGTATCTACTCGTTACGGAATCTCAGGTGTCAAAGTGTGGATTTCATATAGTAAAAAAAAAAAGGGACGTGCTATATCCGAAACGTACGAAATATAGTAAATATCGTAAAGGCAGATGTAGTAGGGGTCGCGAACCGGACGGTACACAACTTGGTTTTGGAAGATATGGCACTCAAAGTTGTAGAGCTGGTCGTCTTTCATATCGAGCCATTGAAGCAGCGCGTCGGGCTACAATCGGACAATTCCATCGTGCTATGAGCGGACAATTCCGAAGAAATGGTAAGATATGGGTCAGAGTTCTCGCGGATCTCCCTATTACCGGGAAACCCACAGAAGTCAGAATGGGAAGAGGAAAAGGAAATCCTACGGGTTGGATTGCTCGTGTGTCCACGGGACAAATCCCATTTGAAATGGATGGTGTGAGTTTGTCAAATGCTCGACAAGCCGCTACATTAGCGGCGCATAAACCATGTTCGTCAACCAAGTTTGTTCAGTGGTCGTAA